The window TGCTTCTGTGAGTGATGTTTGCAGCGTCGATTGTATGGTGTGTGCTAACGACACCTGTCTGTCTGCGTAGCCTCCGGTGACCGTCGAAATTGGGCAAGGAGGTTACTATATCGGTACCACATCGATAGCCAATATTACAGTTGAAGGGGATAACCATACTGAATGGATGGTTACACAGCAGGAGGGTGTCGATTTAATCTTTCAGGTGGTAGATGCGTCGGGGAAGACGGGGTATGTCCAAAATATTAAGGTTGGAGCAGGAGATAGTAATTGCTTGGAGAACTCTGCCTCTAATTCAGGCCTAACTGCGAGTTCCGGTTCTACCGGGAGTGCCACTACAACCgcttcttctgctgctATCTCAGAAGCAGTTGGAGGTACAAGTGGTAAGTAAGCCCTCATCAGATTTACTATCGATACTAATCCTAGTCGTAGAGACAGCGAGTGTCACCTCCATCAGTGCTTCTACAGATGCCTCGGATCCGTGAGTTGCAGTTGTCTGATATTTCTTACAAATATTTTTCTACAGCGTTTCACCCTCACCCTCCGCGGACACTACCAAATCAGATGAGGTTAGCGCTACCTCTGCTGTCACTTCACAGATCCAGGCCCCAGCCGctgcctcctcctccacaTCGCCCACTGCTTCTGCTGCAAGCAGCTCCGCTGATTCATCGTCCAATCCGACTTCATCGTCTAGTGCGACTGCATCGTCTAGTGCGACTTCATCGTCTAGTCCTACTACCTCTTCTGACGGCAACAGTGCTTCTCTCGCGGCCGCCAACAATGATTCGACAGCTAGCGGttcatcttcttctacGAGCTCCAGTGGGGCCTTCCCTGGCATGTTTGTCAGCGGCGTGTCTGTTATCTTTGCAGCTGTCGGTACATTTGCCATTCTGTAACGGAGTCTTCAGGACAGTTCACTTGATATGGCATTAGAgcatcttttcctttcttccttttcgTTGCACGTTTAGTCCTTTGACAGGAAGCAGCAAAGGATTATCAGTACAGGATTAGTATACCTTACCTCACTTCATTCCTTGTAGTTATTTTGAACAAGACTCGGATGCAATGGATGTGCGTGAGGCGCcagtttttttttttttttttttttttttttttgcaGGTTTGAGACTTGGTTAGACTTGGTTACATCACATGTTACAAAAGAGGAAGACATGGACTGCTATTGTTTTGCCTCACAGAGGATTCGAACGCGATTGATCTATCACGAATGTCCGTAAAAGTATCAAATCGTTATACAAAGACATAAAGACAACGAAAATGGCTTAGAGGAAGATATGGGCAGCACCGAGGCCGCCAGCGACAAAGAAGCTCAGAATGGAAATAACACTGAGACCGGAGGGCACAGAAATACCACGGCCTGAACCGCTCTTAGAGTTGGCCGAAGCCACTGCAACTGTCTATATTATTTTTGTCGTCGTCAGCTCTGATTGACGCATGGCACAACAGGTAGACGATACTGACAGTTTGAGCCGCAGACGTGGTAGAAGCGGCGGCAGAACCACTTCGAGTAGTGGTGTTGTAGTCAGTGACGCTTGTACGAGTAGAAGTAGTATTGGCCGCAGCAGCAATGGTCGGGGTAGCAGAGCTGGTACTAAAGCATCGCACGGTCAGTAAATTGCTTAAAGGTACTAGTGCACTGTAACAAGACAAAAACTTACTCAGTCCCGTCATCTGTCGCGGTACTATCTGTAGCAGTACTGTCGGTACCGTCATCGGTGCCATCGTCGGTTGTGGTACTGTCATCAGTGCCATCGTCGGTTGTGGTACCGTCATCAGTGCCATCGTCGGCTGTGGTACTGTCACCAGTGCCATCGTCGGTTGTGGTACTGTCATCAGTGCCATCGTCGGCTGTACTGCCGTCAGAGGTAGAACCATCATCAGTAGTGCTACTGTCGGTAGAGCTACTATCGGTCGCGCCACTGTCGGTCGCGTCACTGTCGGTAGTGCTACCGTCGGTAGTAGTACTGTCCGTAGTACCATCATTGCCCGAGGTAGCGTCGGAGCTACCATCAGTGGAGGTGTCTTGCTGACGCTTTACAGCATTCATCCTTGAGGCATCGAATGTACCAGCAAGTGATCGAACAACATCATGAGAGACGGAATCGCCGCTGCGCGCAAGGCCCCTCTCGGTAGCAGAGCCTACGCTAACAGGGGTAGGAGAAGCGAATGCGATTGAGGAGAGTAGGGAGACAGTGATCGCGAGGGGAAGAGTGACCTTCATGTTGGTAGAGACAGTGAAGATTGGAAACGAATGGAGTGGTGAAGTTCAAGGAGCAGAGTGTTGTTATAACGAGGAGGAAAATCAGAAGATGGGTGGGGAATGTTTCGTTGCTTGATGGAAAGTGCACCTGTTTTTATAATAATTCATAATAATGCGATGTGCTTGGTTTTGTATTTATAAAATGCTGCGCGTTCGGGACAGATAAGGAACTAGGCCTGGACCTGCGCGAAAAAGGCGTTTCGGATTTGAATCTAAGCTCGGCGCGTATGACTTCTGAATGTCTCACCCTCGCTATTCCGGACATCCATCCGGCTTCTTAGCTCCTCATCGCTGCGGAATTCTTTTGCATCGCTACTGTAAACGCATCCTGTGTATTGCATGGATATGCGTTGTTGGGGATAGTCACCTCATATGACATAAAAACATGCAATGAGGTGCAATG is drawn from Cryptococcus gattii WM276 chromosome A, complete sequence and contains these coding sequences:
- a CDS encoding uncharacterized protein (Similar to TIGR gene model, INSD accession AAW41718.1) — protein: MIFDKSSLIVALFLAIFDMADRAQAAPQPAGLVGDILAGSFNDGITVTANDVVQCGYANISWTGASPPVTVEIGQGGYYIGTTSIANITVEGDNHTEWMVTQQEGVDLIFQVVDASGKTGYVQNIKVGAGDSNCLENSASNSGLTASSGSTGSATTTASSAAISEAVGGTSETASVTSISASTDASDPVSPSPSADTTKSDEVSATSAVTSQIQAPAAASSSTSPTASAASSSADSSPTTSSDGNSASLAAANNDSTASGSSSSTSSSGAFPGMFVSGVSVIFAAVGTFAILASFPFFLFVARLVL
- a CDS encoding uncharacterized protein (Similar to TIGR gene model, INSD accession AAW41618.1), whose translation is MKVTLPLAITVSLLSSIAFASPTPVSVGSATERGLARSGDSVSHDVVRSLAGTFDASRMNAVKRQQDTSTDGSSDATSGNDGTTDSTTTDGSTTDSDATDSGATDSSSTDSSTTDDGSTSDGSTADDGTDDSTTTDDGTGDSTTADDGTDDGTTTDDGTDDSTTTDDGTDDGTDSTATDSTATDDGTDTSSATPTIAAAANTTSTRTSVTDYNTTTRSGSAAASTTSAAQTTVAVASANSKSGSGRGISVPSGLSVISILSFFVAGGLGAAHIFL